The Leptospira bourretii genomic sequence ATGTTCGTGCAAAGGTTGTGAATATGGAAATGAAATTGGCTGCGGCTTATGCGTTAAGCGAACTCACTAAACTTCCGGTTCCCATCGAAGTTTCAGAAGCTTACAACGAAAAAGAAATTCGATTTGGTGCTGACTATATCATTCCAAAACCTTTGGATGCAAGGGTTCTTTACCATGTGGCTCCGGCCGTAGCAGAAGCTGCTGTCAAAACAGGAGTCAACCAAGTAGAGTATCCTGGTCGCGCCGCTTATGTAAAGTTTTTGGAATCCATCATGGCCCAACAACAAGAGCCAATCAGCGCTTTAGAAATCTAAATACAAAACATTAAAGATTCTCTCTGTTTCGAATGATCGAAACGAAACAATTGAAAACTTTGTATTTAGATTCCATTTACTTTATTTTGCTAGTTTCACTTTCTGGTGTAATTGGTTTTCTTCAGTCTATTTAATCTTCTCTGCAACCCAACTATCAATTGCTAGTTGGCCACCGCCAGTGAACATCAAAATCACAGCAATTCCAATGGCTAAGATATGGTATTCAAATCCTTCGCCCGCTTGTTGGTTGAACCAGTTCATAAAAAAGCCGTTTTTTCTCACATAAATCGCTGCTCCGATCATGGTAAGTCCAATCCCAAACGAGGAAAGCCTTGTGAAAAATCCGAAGATGAGCCCAAGTGCCCCGAAAGATTCTGCCACAATGACTAAAAAACCAATGGCGTAGGGGATCCCTTCCGATTTAAAAAAAACCAAAGTGGCAGAAAATCCATACCCTCCAAACCATCCACATAACTTCTGTAATCCGTGCGGCAAAATCACAAAACCTAAAACCAATCTGAGTAAGGTAAAAAACCAACTTGATTCTGTGTAGAATATCTTTTCTAACATTTTCATTTCCTTTTCTAAGTGTTGGTTTTATCTTACGGAAAAAGAGAAAGTTAGTAAATGGAGAGAATTTGATTTTTATGGTAGTTTTCGTTTCAGGCGCCTAAAATTTTCAGGTGAGTTGTCGGTATGGTTTTTAAAAAATTTACTGAAGTAGGAATTGTCAAAGAAACCCAAAGTCAAAGCAATTTGGTTGATATTCAAATCAGAATGTAGTAACAGTCGTTTGATTTCTAAAATAAGCCTTTCTTGGATGATTGCTTTTGCCGATTTTCCATATTGTTTTTGGCATAATTGGTTCAGATTTCCAGAGGAAGTTCCAATTTGTTTTGCATAATACGAAGTTGTTTTTTGGTCTTTAAAATGATTTTCTAATAAACGAAAAAAATCCCATAACTTGGAATCGACGGTCACTTTGTCTGAAAAGGATGTATTAAATTCTTTCAGTGATTGTTGCAAAACCAACTGAATCAGAAGATAGATCATAGAAGAATTTGATTTAGAATTTTTTTCGGCGAGTAATCTTTCAAAATCGTTTTTTAACTGTTCTCTTTCTTCTACCACTAGTTTCGAATTTTCATTTCCCAATTGGAAAAAGGGATAGTTTTGAAAGTTTGTGACCTGTCCTCCCTGTTCGGATAAATAGTCAGGATAAATCTTTAAGGCAAAACCTTTCACAGGTTTTGAAAAAGTCCAAGAATGGACTTGGCCCGGCCTTAAAAAGAAAAGACTATTTTTTGTAATCGAATGGGAAGTGAAGTCGATGGAATGGTTTCCTTCTCCTTCTGTAAAAAAGAATAACGCATAATACGAATGCCTATGCGAACTATCAAAGTCTTGGAATTCATTTGGCAATTCTTCCAAACGACCGGCATAGAAATAGGGATTTTGGGCATCCTCATGAACATCTGTTAAGTGAACCATCGGAATGTTTTTGATTTCGGTTTGTATCTTGGATGGTGAATTTAGAGTTTTCATTTCTTTGTTTGATTAAAGTTACAAGTTACCCGGCAAAATCCAGAGGATTCGAATATAAAATGATGTGGATAGTGGTATTTTTCCCTTTAGGAAGAATTCTTTGGAATTGAATCGTAAATGGGCCTACGAAAAAAAAATCCAAAAATTTACAAAATGGGATAAAAAAGTTCTTGAAAGATTTTGTGCAACGCACATAATTGTGTTGTGCGATGCACAAATAGGTGAAAACCAGGAGCTAAATTATGGAAAAACAAATCATGGACATTCTTAACGCAGGAATCGGACTTTTCCAATCAGGAAAAGAAGGTCTTGATAAAGCAAAAACTCAGTTGGAATCAACTTACAATGAATTAGTATCCAAAGGTGCTTTGGACAATACAGAAGATTCTGTAAAGATTCGCCAATCCGTTGACAAAATCCTAACAGACATTAAAGAATTCTCTAGCGTTGCTGGAAAAAACTACGACGAAACTCGTTCTAAAATCGTAGAAAACTACAACAAAATTGCTGAAGAAATCAAAGCAAAAATGCCTGAAGGAAAAATCGAATCCGTAAAAGCAAAAATCAACGAAGTTGCTGAATCGATCAAAAAAACAGGTGCTGCAAAAGCATAAGTATCATTTAAAAAGAGAGGGTCGGGATTCCGGCCTTATCTCTCTTCTTCTTTAGTTTTAACTCATCTCATTCTCCCTCTTTCGAAACTTCAAACTTCTGATTCTTATAAACCTTGGTTTGTTCTGATTCACTTTCCCTATTGACAGAGGATCGTTTTAGCTTCATTCTGGAATCAATGTTTCGTTTCCATGTTTTACTCATTTCTATTTCTTTATTTTGTATTTCTTGTTCTTTGGCTGACCTACGCCCTCCCACCTTACAAAAAGAAGGTTTGAATCCTGACTTAAAAAAGAAGGGATTGTCGATCATTACAAATCCCCCTGTGAAAGAACTCACACCGGGTGATTGGAAAGGATACAAACAAATTCAATTTGTATTGAAAGATGTTTGGCATTCTAAGTTTGTTCGATTTTTTACACCGATTAAAGAATCGGAACAAAGGCTTCGTGTGTATTTGGATTTTGAAAAAGATGCAATGGAAGTGGAATTCCTTGGTGGTGAAAAAAAAGGCCTGATCCTTGGCCTTGTTAAAAAAGACACTTACCAAATTGCTGCTGATACAGGAAAAGTTTTTACCGGTGACGATGAAGTCCGAGTTTATTTGGAATCCCTTCGTTTGTACCTAACACTGCCTTGGCGACTGACAGAATACCCCATCATCCAATATGCAGGACCCACTCAAAAATTAGGCCAAGACTATGAAGTAGTTTATTTTACCTCTGTGCAGGTAGGTGCCACTCCAGACACAGACCAATATGTTGGTTACTTTGAAAAAACAAGTGGTGCCTTAGAATGGATGGAGTTTACCTACCGGGAACTTTTTAGTTTTTATAAAGGTGTGATCAAATACGGATACTATGAAGGTTGGAACGACAAACAATACCCGAGACGTATTAGTATTTTAGATAAGTTTGAAGATCCTGATTTTGTTCATGAAATCCGAATCGAAAAAATGGAAATTCCCAAACAACCAATGGAAGAAGAAGATAAGGTATTGGAATTACCGGAATAAGGAAAACTTCTTTATCGTATTGAGTCACCGAAATCCCGATAATCAAATTCAAAGTTTAATTTCGATTACTATTGATAGCAATCGCTTAAAAGAGACTCAGTTTGATGAATTTACTGATAAGTTTAAAGTGTTTGTCTAGAGTGAATAAAGTGGCTTGGTATTGAATTATATTTTGAGCTATGATTAAATCTGGTATTCCCACGCGATTGATCCCATTTCGCATGATTAAAGTTTGGTAATCGATCAGTTGTTTCCAGTCAATATTCAATTTTAAACATTCAATCGATTCTAAAATTTGGATTAACTGGTTTTGTTTCTTTAGCTTAAGAAAAGGAACTAATTCGGCCAATATTAATTCATTAGTATAAATATTTCCACTATCGATGAGTGAATCAACTTGAGACGAAATCTTTGTATTAGAATTTCTAAAATATTCAATCCAAATGGAAGAGTCTAAAACAACTTGGCTCATCTTTTTCGTAAAGTATTGAGATCGACAGTAAGATCAATGGTCCCTTTGTAATTTTTCAGGTTTTTTAGTTTTTCTTTTCTAATTAATGTTTGCAGGCCTTCTTTGATTACATCCGTTTTTGTTTTTAAATGGGTCAGTCTCATTGCTTCACGAACTAATTCTTCTGGGATATCGATAGTTGTTCTCATGATATGCATAAAGTACCCCTTTTTTATGCATAAGTCAAGTTTTCTTCGAGAGATAAAGGTAACGAGAATTTGGAGAGGAATGTTTGTCAGGTGAATTTGACATACGAAAAATGCAATCAAGTGTTATTAGCCCCTTCGGTTGCATCAAATTTTCAAGAAAAGCTATACCCAAAATTTCAAAACCTAGAAAATTCGATTGAATTTCCATGGTTATTACTTATGTTATAACCATGGAAAGTTCTGCGGTCAAAAAAACTACGATTCGAGCGATTGGAAATTCATCAGGGGCAACGATCCCAAAAGCACTCCTTGAGAAATATAATTTTCATGAAGGGGACACCGTCTTTCTTGTAGAAACTGAAAACGGCATTCTATTATCTCCTTACGACCCTGATTTTGAATCAGCCATGGAATTTTATCAGGATGCTTCTAAGAAATATCGAAATGCGCTTAAAGAATTAGCGAAATGAAACGAGAACCAAAGTGGTTAAATCGTAAAATTGCAGAAGCGATTCACTTAGATCAAATCAAACAACACGGCGGTTCTTTAGGGATTCGGGATATCGGTTTACTCGAATCAGCTTTGGACAGGCCTAAGAATCAATGGCATTACAAACCTGAGTCTACTATTTTTGAACTGACTGCTTCCCTTGGAATCGGCGTTGCTAAAAATCATCCCTTTATGGATGGAAACAAGAGAACGTCGTTTCTTTTGATGTATGTATTTTTAGCTTCTAACGGATTCACTATAGATACATCAGAGGAAGATGTTGTGAATGTTATGTTAAAAGTAGCAGATGGTTCTTTCAAAGCAGATGAGTTGGCCAAGTGGTTGAAACATTCATCTAAATCAAATCAATAGGAGAGACGAATTCTTTTGTTATATGATGTCGATTGATTTGTCACGTGATTTCTCCTAGCGAAAGGGATCGTAGCGGAAATCCTGCTTGCAGATTGCAGCGGAGAGCCCGGTCCACCACCGTTTGGTGGTGGATTCGCCCCAATGATAATTTTAATTCAATGTAAATCGAATGGGAACAAGCACCTTCACGGTGATGGCTTTTCCTTCTAGGATCGATGGAGAAAATCTTTTTCTTCGGTAAACTTTAATGGCTTCTTCTTCAAGACCACCACCTAACTGTTTACCTACGGAGCGGACTCTTAACACTTCGCCGGTATTTCCAATGATCACTTCCAAAGTCATAGTTCCTGTCAAACCAAGTGCTTTTGCATCAGAAGTATATTCAGGACGAACGTTAGGTGATAAATCCACTGGAGATGTTGCTCCCGAAACGATGGGATCAGAAGCACCGGCAATGCGTGGGTCTTCTTTTTTCTCTTCTTTTTCTTTGTCAGTTAGATCAAAATCACCATCGGTTGGTTTGGAATCGGTAGATGGTTCTTGGATTTGCACATTGTCGATGAAAGCAACTTCTTCTACAAGGTCATCCAAACTATCGGTTTCCAAATGTGGAGTGAACCAAAAGAGAATGATGATGGCTTGTAAAAAGGCAGAAATGGCAAGACCAGTTTCGATTCGGTATCTATCAATGAACCTATGGATTCTTTCGCGTTTGGATCTTTTCTGTGTAACAACTGTTCCGTTCACGTTACTTTCCTTTTAACCCGCCACCTTGAGTGGTCTTGGTAACGAGAGAAACCTTTAAGGCTCCAATCTCTCGGAGAGTTTCGAATACATTGTCCAACTCTTCATAAGTTAAATCTTGATCTGCGTGGATCAAAACTTTTAAGTCAGGTGTAGTGGAAATTTTAGCTCTGATTTCACTCATTGCTTCGTTAAGTTCCATCTTCACTGAGTTGAAATAGACAGTTCTCTTTTCATCAGCAGTTAGATAAAGATTAGCTATCTTTTTGTTTAACTGTTCTCCACCAGGAACATCTGGTAGATTGATGGGAAGGTCTGGATCCGAATCTAATACGGAGGTTACCATAAAGAACACGAGCAGTAAGAAGGCAATGTCTGCCATCGAACTTACGGGAACTGAAGGTGCGACTCTCTTTCTTCGTAACATATTATTTCTTCTTTCTCACTGAGATTTTTTCAAATCCACGAAGTTGAACTGCGGATAAGGCATCCAACATCTTTGCATATTTGGTATCACCGGTTGTAACAATGAGTGCTAGTTTGTTTTTAAGATCCGGGATTTCCATTTGGTTTAGGTCATCACGAAATTCTTTTAAACTAGAATATTCTTTGGTTCCGAATGCCGGGTTACGCATTTTGTATCTGTCTTGTGTTACCAAAATTTCATATACGTTCTTACGTAAAAAAGGCTGAGGTTCGGATTGTTTGCGAGGAAGTGAAATGTTAAGTCCTTCCTTTACAAAGAATACAGCAGTTACCATAAAAAATACCAAGAGTAGAAAGGCAATATCCGACATGGATGCTGCCGATATCTCCTCTAGTTCTTGTTTTTTCTTTAACTTAATCATGGTTAGTTACTTTCCGTTACTTACGCTCTTTTTCCAGCTTTGAGTTTTAAGTATTCTTTATAGATTTTGTTTGCAGCTTCTTCTACTTCAGAAGTAAAGAATGCAACTCGGCCTTGTAAGTATTGGTAGAATGTCATGGCAGGAATCGCAACGATAAGACCAGCAGCCGTAGTGATAAGCGCTTCTTTGATACCACCAGCAACCACTTTCGCGTTGACTTGGTCAGCATTTGCAATCGCATCGAATGCGTTGATCATACCTGATACAGTTCCAAGGAATCCAACAAGTGGAGCAATCGTTGAGACTGCAGAAAGAACAGTAAGACCTTTTTCGAGAAGTGTCATCACTTCACCAGCTTCTCTTTCGATACCAGCTGCAAAAATCTCTGGATCGTTTTGAGAAACTTCCATACCATTTTTTAATACATCAGTGATTTTTTGGCCTTCGTTTGCTTTTAAGAATTCATCAATTCCATTCATTCCAGAAGCATCAATGGCATCTTGTAAATCTTGGTTGTATCCTTTTCTGATTAGTTTTGCTGTGAAGAAAAAGTACATTCTTTCTAAGATCACACCAAATCCAACGATAGAAGAAAGGAGTAGTGGCCACATTGACCATCCACCAGTCACAAACAATTTAACGAGTCCGATTTCAGATTCTTGTTGTGGTGCTTCGGCAGGTGCATCTGCTACAGGAGCCGGAGTTTCCGCTGGTGCTTCTGTGGTTTGTGTAGATTCAGTCGTTGGTGCCGCAGGTGTTGCCTGTGCTTCGATTTTTTCTGCGAGAGTAAAGATTGTGATGAGTAGGGTCACAAAAGACAAAGCGATTTTCTTCTTTGTCAGGTTACATGAAAAGTTCATGAATGTCTCCATATCTAATTGATATGTTTCAAATCTAGAATATCTCTGTTACATTTATATGACAGCGGAATGACAAAGTAGGGAATTAAAGGGAGGAGAAGATCTCTTTCAGTTTAGGAATTCCTTCTAAAAACAAAGCAGGCCCTGGTTGTAATATAATACTTGGATCCATTTCAAAAATTCTGTTGGATTTGATAAAGTTTGTGGATACCCATTCGGGTTTGTTCCGCACCCAGTCCCAGTCCATTGCCTTTCCACACCAAGAGCCAACATAGACATCAGGATTGGCATCCTTCACATCAACCGCATTGATGATTCGGTCTTTGGCAAGTTTACGATCTTTTAAATGCGAAAAACAATCTTCTCCACCGGCAAGTTCTATGGCTTCGCTCACCCATTGGATTCCTGTGATGATGGGCTCATCCCATTCCTGGAAAAAAACTTTTGGTTTTTTGGATTTGGATTCGTTCTCTTGTTTCCAAGACTCTATTGCGTTTTGCCATTCTAAGATGAGTGTTTTGGCTTTTTCGGCCTGGCCCACAAGGTTTCCTAAGATTTGCATATTGGCTAAGATTTCTGTGATGGACCTTTGATTAAAGATAAGAACATTTAACCCTCGTTCAATGAGGTCTTTGGCAAGTTGGGATTGGATGTCAGAAAATCCAATGACGAGATCGGGTTCGAGAGCCATGATTTTTTTTAAGTTCCCACTGATAAAGGCAGAAACTTTTGTTTTTTCTTGCTTAGCCCGAGCCGGTCGTTCTGTATAAACCGAGATTCCTACAATCCGTTTTTCTTCCCCCAAAAGATACAACATCTCAGTTGGTTCTTCTGTAAGACAAATGATTCGTTCCGGACCCATACTTTATGTTTCCAGAAAACGAGTCAGGTCAGTTTGGGATCCAAAGAGAACAATGATATCCTCTTCTTTGAGGATGGTATTCCCGTGCGGAATTCCTAAGATCTTTTCTGATTTGGAATCAGAGGCACGTTTCGTATCTTTATTGATCGTGGGGCGTTTGATGGTGATGACATTGATATTGTATTTATGACGTAAGTCTGCGTCAGCGATGGTTTGGTTGATATAACGTTTGGGAACCGTGACTTCTACGACACTATATTCATCCGAGAGTAAAAAACTAGAACGCATTCCTGAAAAGGATAAGGTTTCGGCCATACTCCTTGCTGCTTTTTCTTCAGGATTAAACAAATCTTTGATTCCCAGAAGTGCCAAAACCTTCATTTGCAATTCGGTTTGGTAACGAGCGTAAATATTTTTAACACCACATTTTTTTAAACTTTCAGCACAAATGATAGATGTTTCAAAATCATCGGCAAGGGCAATGACTGCATAATCCACTTCAGATATTCCTTGGGATTGTAATGCATGTTCGTCGGTTGCATCCAAGGTAACAGCAATGGTAACATAATCTTTTATGGAATCGATGATGATCGGGTCTTTGTCGATCGCAATGACTTCATGTCCATCATCAAAAAGATAACGAACAAACAACTTTCCAAAACTTCCAATTCCGATGACTGCTATTTTTTTTCTTTGCATACGAAGTTCAACCTACAACCACATATTCTTTCGGATATTCATACGAGATACGATCTACTTTTTTAGAGAGTGCTACAAGTAGGGTTAAAATTCCAACTCTACCTACAAACATTACGGTACAAATGATGATTTTACCAGAATCACTCAAATGAGGAGTGAGACTACGAGTGAGGCCAACTGTCCCAAAAGCAGAAACCACTTCATAACACAAATCGATAAAGTTAGCATTTTCAGTGAGTAACAAACAAAAAATGGCAACAAATATTACAAATAAAGAAAGAACAATCGTGGCACTGGCTCTTGCAATAGAAGAGTTAGCAATCGTTCGGTGGTCGATTTCCATCCTATCTTTTCCACGAATTTCATTGGTTATGTTTAATAAAGAGATGGCAAAGGTTGTGGTTTTGATTCCACCTCCGGTGGAAACAGGAGAGGCTCCCACCCACATCAAAAAGAAAGAAATAAAGGTGATGGGAAATCCCATTTGGCTTAGGTCCAAAGTATTAAAACCTGCGGTTCTTGTGGTGACCGAATAAAACAAAGAATGAAAGATTTGTTCGGATGTGGTTAAACCTTTTAAACTAGAATTCTGTTCTAAAAAATAATAAGAAAGCCAGCCAAATAACAAAAGACAGCCGGTCGTCCAAAATACTAATTTAGATGTCACAGACCAACGAAACTTAAAATCAAATGGATTGGCAAACCTTGTTCGAATTTGGAATAAAACAGGAAATCCAAGCCCACCAAGAACTATCAGAAGCATAATCACCGATAAAAAACCTTCTGATCTTTGGAAGGCTTCGGTTGCTAGTCCATTTGGTAACAAACTAAAACCAGCATTACAAAATGCAGATATAGAATGAAAGATAGAATAATAAATTTTTTCAGAGAGAGCGATCGGAAAGTTCTTTGGAAAACTATAAAATAATAAGATCGCTCCAATGGATTCAATGGCAAGGGTTTGGAGTGTGATTTGTTTTAAAATTTCTTTGGCACGACCCATTGTTTCTTCAGAGAGGAGGTCTTTGATCATCATCGTATCACTTACCGATACTTTTCCAGCAAGGAAGATGGAAAAAAAACTGGTTAAGGTCATAAGCCCGAGCCCACCCACTTGGATGAGAAGTAAAACAACCAATTGTCCAGTCAATGTGAAACTGGAACTGATATCGACAGTGGAAAGGCCAGTGACACAAGTGGCGCTAATCGTTGTGAATACAA encodes the following:
- a CDS encoding DoxX family protein, producing the protein MLEKIFYTESSWFFTLLRLVLGFVILPHGLQKLCGWFGGYGFSATLVFFKSEGIPYAIGFLVIVAESFGALGLIFGFFTRLSSFGIGLTMIGAAIYVRKNGFFMNWFNQQAGEGFEYHILAIGIAVILMFTGGGQLAIDSWVAEKIK
- a CDS encoding energy transducer TonB, whose product is MNGTVVTQKRSKRERIHRFIDRYRIETGLAISAFLQAIIILFWFTPHLETDSLDDLVEEVAFIDNVQIQEPSTDSKPTDGDFDLTDKEKEEKKEDPRIAGASDPIVSGATSPVDLSPNVRPEYTSDAKALGLTGTMTLEVIIGNTGEVLRVRSVGKQLGGGLEEEAIKVYRRKRFSPSILEGKAITVKVLVPIRFTLN
- a CDS encoding PIN domain-containing protein, whose translation is MSQVVLDSSIWIEYFRNSNTKISSQVDSLIDSGNIYTNELILAELVPFLKLKKQNQLIQILESIECLKLNIDWKQLIDYQTLIMRNGINRVGIPDLIIAQNIIQYQATLFTLDKHFKLISKFIKLSLF
- a CDS encoding AbrB/MazE/SpoVT family DNA-binding domain-containing protein; the protein is MESSAVKKTTIRAIGNSSGATIPKALLEKYNFHEGDTVFLVETENGILLSPYDPDFESAMEFYQDASKKYRNALKELAK
- a CDS encoding type II toxin-antitoxin system VapB family antitoxin, whose translation is MRTTIDIPEELVREAMRLTHLKTKTDVIKEGLQTLIRKEKLKNLKNYKGTIDLTVDLNTLRKR
- a CDS encoding MotA/TolQ/ExbB proton channel family protein, which produces MNFSCNLTKKKIALSFVTLLITIFTLAEKIEAQATPAAPTTESTQTTEAPAETPAPVADAPAEAPQQESEIGLVKLFVTGGWSMWPLLLSSIVGFGVILERMYFFFTAKLIRKGYNQDLQDAIDASGMNGIDEFLKANEGQKITDVLKNGMEVSQNDPEIFAAGIEREAGEVMTLLEKGLTVLSAVSTIAPLVGFLGTVSGMINAFDAIANADQVNAKVVAGGIKEALITTAAGLIVAIPAMTFYQYLQGRVAFFTSEVEEAANKIYKEYLKLKAGKRA
- a CDS encoding potassium channel family protein, which translates into the protein MQRKKIAVIGIGSFGKLFVRYLFDDGHEVIAIDKDPIIIDSIKDYVTIAVTLDATDEHALQSQGISEVDYAVIALADDFETSIICAESLKKCGVKNIYARYQTELQMKVLALLGIKDLFNPEEKAARSMAETLSFSGMRSSFLLSDEYSVVEVTVPKRYINQTIADADLRHKYNINVITIKRPTINKDTKRASDSKSEKILGIPHGNTILKEEDIIVLFGSQTDLTRFLET
- a CDS encoding TrkH family potassium uptake protein, whose amino-acid sequence is MKLKRFFVFLSRFFLYLQVQRYEIRKFYVEHFRWLGRTFYIFFGFLSVTILLLDFGFYYPESWKEYVTLSIRTLVSFFIFYESIHLIFTNKRWKEYVSIHKIELIILLMLGLEFIYEKNIVSILKSYHISGDDTTLIFLSANQVLFLFSNLAHFYRLSRNHDSKRLNPSIVFVSSFAFIILLGVCFLHFPKSTNGTVPSIDIVFTTISATCVTGLSTVDISSSFTLTGQLVVLLLIQVGGLGLMTLTSFFSIFLAGKVSVSDTMMIKDLLSEETMGRAKEILKQITLQTLAIESIGAILLFYSFPKNFPIALSEKIYYSIFHSISAFCNAGFSLLPNGLATEAFQRSEGFLSVIMLLIVLGGLGFPVLFQIRTRFANPFDFKFRWSVTSKLVFWTTGCLLLFGWLSYYFLEQNSSLKGLTTSEQIFHSLFYSVTTRTAGFNTLDLSQMGFPITFISFFLMWVGASPVSTGGGIKTTTFAISLLNITNEIRGKDRMEIDHRTIANSSIARASATIVLSLFVIFVAIFCLLLTENANFIDLCYEVVSAFGTVGLTRSLTPHLSDSGKIIICTVMFVGRVGILTLLVALSKKVDRISYEYPKEYVVVG
- a CDS encoding LBF_0142 family lipoprotein, translated to MFRFHVLLISISLFCISCSLADLRPPTLQKEGLNPDLKKKGLSIITNPPVKELTPGDWKGYKQIQFVLKDVWHSKFVRFFTPIKESEQRLRVYLDFEKDAMEVEFLGGEKKGLILGLVKKDTYQIAADTGKVFTGDDEVRVYLESLRLYLTLPWRLTEYPIIQYAGPTQKLGQDYEVVYFTSVQVGATPDTDQYVGYFEKTSGALEWMEFTYRELFSFYKGVIKYGYYEGWNDKQYPRRISILDKFEDPDFVHEIRIEKMEIPKQPMEEEDKVLELPE
- a CDS encoding ExbD/TolR family protein, producing MIKLKKKQELEEISAASMSDIAFLLLVFFMVTAVFFVKEGLNISLPRKQSEPQPFLRKNVYEILVTQDRYKMRNPAFGTKEYSSLKEFRDDLNQMEIPDLKNKLALIVTTGDTKYAKMLDALSAVQLRGFEKISVRKKK
- a CDS encoding phasin-related domain-containing protein produces the protein MEKQIMDILNAGIGLFQSGKEGLDKAKTQLESTYNELVSKGALDNTEDSVKIRQSVDKILTDIKEFSSVAGKNYDETRSKIVENYNKIAEEIKAKMPEGKIESVKAKINEVAESIKKTGAAKA
- a CDS encoding AraC family transcriptional regulator; translated protein: MKTLNSPSKIQTEIKNIPMVHLTDVHEDAQNPYFYAGRLEELPNEFQDFDSSHRHSYYALFFFTEGEGNHSIDFTSHSITKNSLFFLRPGQVHSWTFSKPVKGFALKIYPDYLSEQGGQVTNFQNYPFFQLGNENSKLVVEEREQLKNDFERLLAEKNSKSNSSMIYLLIQLVLQQSLKEFNTSFSDKVTVDSKLWDFFRLLENHFKDQKTTSYYAKQIGTSSGNLNQLCQKQYGKSAKAIIQERLILEIKRLLLHSDLNINQIALTLGFFDNSYFSKFFKNHTDNSPENFRRLKRKLP
- a CDS encoding cobalamin-binding protein, coding for MGPERIICLTEEPTEMLYLLGEEKRIVGISVYTERPARAKQEKTKVSAFISGNLKKIMALEPDLVIGFSDIQSQLAKDLIERGLNVLIFNQRSITEILANMQILGNLVGQAEKAKTLILEWQNAIESWKQENESKSKKPKVFFQEWDEPIITGIQWVSEAIELAGGEDCFSHLKDRKLAKDRIINAVDVKDANPDVYVGSWCGKAMDWDWVRNKPEWVSTNFIKSNRIFEMDPSIILQPGPALFLEGIPKLKEIFSSL
- a CDS encoding type II toxin-antitoxin system death-on-curing family toxin translates to MKREPKWLNRKIAEAIHLDQIKQHGGSLGIRDIGLLESALDRPKNQWHYKPESTIFELTASLGIGVAKNHPFMDGNKRTSFLLMYVFLASNGFTIDTSEEDVVNVMLKVADGSFKADELAKWLKHSSKSNQ
- a CDS encoding ExbD/TolR family protein, with protein sequence MLRRKRVAPSVPVSSMADIAFLLLVFFMVTSVLDSDPDLPINLPDVPGGEQLNKKIANLYLTADEKRTVYFNSVKMELNEAMSEIRAKISTTPDLKVLIHADQDLTYEELDNVFETLREIGALKVSLVTKTTQGGGLKGK